The genomic interval ACCACCAGAAGCGGCCCGGCCTCGCGGTCGGCCCGCACGTCTTCGATCACGTCCTGGATCGGCTCGCCGTACATCGTCAGGTGGACGACTGCCCCGTCGAACTCCCGGATGAACCGTTTGGGCTCGTCGGTCGTCTCGACGGCGAAAGGACCGCCGAATCGGTCGGTGATGTCGACGACCGTGTCCGTCTGGTTCCGTGCCGAACCGGCCATGACGACCCGGTCAGCGCCAAGCGCGCGGGCAGTCAGGCCCACGTGGGTCGTCATCCGCTCGTC from Haloarcula pelagica carries:
- a CDS encoding tRNA (cytidine(56)-2'-O)-methyltransferase; translated protein: MTDHDVTVLRLGHRPGRDERMTTHVGLTARALGADRVVMAGSARNQTDTVVDITDRFGGPFAVETTDEPKRFIREFDGAVVHLTMYGEPIQDVIEDVRADREAGPLLVVVGAEKVPFEVYEHAEYNVGVTNQPHSEVASLAVFLDRLFEGQELDREWEDPDRVVVPKETGKKVVEPGDGDED